The Alphaproteobacteria bacterium sequence ACGATCCTGATGAGAAGGATCGTGAGATGAAACGTTTCGACCAAAACGACATCGGTTTGTTAGACGACGTTCGCGACCGTGTTTCGCGAATGGAGGTTCTGGAGGGACCGACGGGCCGTCGGTCTTGGCCGGACGATGTGAAGGCACGGATCGTGGCCGAGAGTTTCGAGTCTGGAGCGCGGGTGTGCGATGTGGCGCGGCGCCATGGGCTGGCGCCCCAGCATCTCTCCACCTGGCGGGGCCTGGCGCGCAAGGGAAAGCTCGACGTCGCCATTGGGCCAGAGGATATGCCGGCTTTCTCGGCACTCGAGATTTTGGACGACGAGGCTTCGGCATGTTCGACGCCGATCGAGATCGAGGCCGACGGCATCACGATCCGTCTCGGCGCCGACACGCCGGCCGATCGGATCGCCGAGATCGCCGCCGCCTTGCGCCTCGCCCGGTGATCGTTCCCTTCCAGGCGGTCAAGATCGTGATCGCAACCAAGCCCGTGGACTTCCGCAAGGGCCATGACGGGCTTGCCGCCTATGTCGAGAAGGAACTCGGGCTGAAGGCGCATTCCGGGATCGTCGTGGTCTTTCGTGCCAAGCGCGCCGACCGGATCAAGGTCCTGGTCTGGGATGGAAACGGGCTCGTGCTGACCTACAAGCGGCTGGAGGCGGGGAAGTTCGCCTGGCCGGCGATCAAGGACGGTGTGATGCGGCTTTCGAAGGCGCAGTTCGAGGCCCTGTTCGAAGGGCTCGACTGGCGCCGGGTGCATGGCCGGCGGGTGCGCCCGCCGGTTGCGACGGAGTGATTCAGGCGGCATCTCAAAGGCCGTCGGCCGGCGATCTGGCAGTATAATCCATGGCATGTCAGCTGCCCCAAGCGATCTCGATTTGAGCGTCCTGCCGCCGGAATACCGGGCGGCTTTTGAAACGCTGCAGACACAGATTGCCGCCCTGAGCTCGGACAATTCCGCCCTGGCGGTATCGAACCGGCGTCTTGAAGCGCTGATCAAGGAATTGCGTCATGCGCTGCACGGCCGGAAATCGGAGAAGCTGACAGTAGACGAGCGTCAGCTTGCGTTCGAAGATCTGGAGACTGCGGTGGCAGAGGTCGAAACCGCGTCGGCAGCAGCCCACGCGACGCCTTCAGCGTCGCGCCCAAGACCGGCGGCTGTCAACCGCAACATCGGTAACCTGCCAGAGCATCTGCCTCGGATCGAGGAGATCATCGAGCCGGAGAGCCTCGAATGCCCCTGCGGTTGCGGGGCCATGCACCGGATCGGCGAAGACCGCACGGAGCGGCTCGACATTGTGCCGGCCCAGTTGCGCGTGATCGTGACCATCCGGCCGAAATACGCCTGCCGGATCTGCACCGACGGCGTGAGACAGGCGCCGGCGCGACCCTGGCTGATCGAAGGCGCGTTGCCCACGGAGGGCGCGATCGCCCACGTGCTGGTCTCGAAATATGCCGACCACTGTCCGCTTTATCGCCAATCCCAAATCCTGGCGCGTTCGGGCATTCAAATCGACCGCTCAACGCTGGCAGGATGGGTCGGCAAGGCAGCCTTCCACCTCGGCCCTGTCGTCGATCGTCTGGCCGAGCACCTGAAACGGTCGACCAAACTCTTTATGGACGAGACCACGGCGCCGGTCTTGGACCCAGGCAAGGGCAGAACCAAGACCGGATATTTTTGGACGCTGGCCCGCGACGATCGCCGCTGGGGCGGCCCGGACCCACCGGGCGTCGTCTACTTCTACGCACCCGGCCGCGGCGGCGGACATGCCGAGACCTTCCTGGACGGCTTCGACGGCATTCTCCAGATCGACGGCTATGCCGGCTACAACCGGCTCACTCGACTGTCGCGCAAGGGCGGCACTCCGCTCACTGTCGCCCACTGCTGGGCGCATGCGCGGCGCAAGCTCCGCGAGGTCTTCGAACGCGACGGCTCGGCCATCGCCCGCGAAGGGCTCGAGCGCATCGCCGGGTTCTACGAGATCGAAGACGAGATCCGCGGCACCGATGCCGGCCACCGCCTGGCCGTCCGTCAAGCACGAACGGCGCACCTGGTCGCCAACTTCCGGGAATGGCTGAACGCTGCCCGCGCGCGGGTGTCTGCAAAATCGCGCCTGGGTGAAAAGCTCGGCTACATCCACCGCCATTGGGACGGGCTGCAGACCTTCCTGACCGACGGCCGCGTCGAGATCGACTCCAATGCCGTCGAGAACCTTGTGCGCCCGATTGCCCTCAACAGAAAGAACGCACTCTTCGCCGGCCACGACGAGGGCGCCAAGGCCTGGGGCCGGATTGCCTCCCTGATCGAAACGGCAAAGATCAACGGTGTCGAACCGTTCGCCTATCTGAAAGGGACACTCGAAGCCATCGCGGGCGGCCACCCCAACGACCGCCTCGACGAGCTCTTGCCCTGGAATTGGACACCTACGTCAAGCTGATTGCTACGTGGGCGCACGCATCGCTTACCATAAGCGCGCTGAAAGAGCGGAACAGTGTAACGCCGTTCCTTCTCGAATATTTCGTGGATCGTCAGTGTTGCCGGCTGCATCGTTCCCCCGCTTAAGTGGCCGCATCTGCGTTCTCATGTCGGTGGTCAGGGCTTTTGGAACGGTCAAATTGCTGAGATAGGAGAGTGTTAGCCCATCAAGTGGTACATGCTATGCGGCGACGTGGCGATGTTGCAAGCGAAGGTGTTCACGGGACCGGAGTGAGCCTCCCCTATTGATTTGGTCCACCGTACTGTTCAGGAAAACGAGGGGAGCGGCTCACAACGCTCGTCGCTGGACTTCATGTCGGACCAGTTCGCCATGTGCCGGCGATTCCGGGTGCTGAACATCGTTGACGATCACACCCGCGAGTGTCCGGGCCAGATCGTGGACTTCTCGATCTCCGGTGAGCGTCTGGCCCACTATCTAGACGACCTGGCGCTCATTTCACGGGCTGCCGGAAGAGATCGTGCTAGACAATGGCCCGGAGGGCACGTCGAAGGCCATGTTCGACTGGTCGGAGCGGACCGGCGTCGCCTTGCGTTTCATCAAACCGGGCAAGCCGGTGCAGAACGCCTTCATCGAGAGCTTTAAATGGCCGGTTCCGAGATGAGTGCCGGAACCAGCACTGGTGTGGATCAGCATGCAATTTTGGCTCTGACTCAATTCTGATGCATCTGCGGCAGATGTTGCAACTTTCCAGGGAGGCGTAACAGCATGTTGACGAAGGCGAGGTTTGGCGATGCGGCGCCGGCGGGATTGAGGATCGAGAGCGTCGAGGCGGGCGGGGACGTCGTTCGGTTGGTCGCGCGGCTACGGCTGGCATCGGCTGCCTGTCCGGATTGCGGCGTGTCCTCCCGCTCGGCGCATAGTCATTACGAGCGCCGCCTTGCCGATCTGCCGGCGCACGGGCGGCATGTGCGTCTGCGGGTTCGGATCCGGCGCTTTCGCTGCCTCTCCCCGCGCTGCGCTCGGAAGATCTTCGCCGAACGCCTCGATCCTTCGGTCGCCCGGCGATTTGGCCGGCGTATGGAACGGCACGAGGGCATCGTGCGCCACATCGGTCTCGTGCTTGGCGGCCGTCCGGGGGAGCGCACCGCCTCGCGGTTGCTTATTCCGGCGAGCAAAGACACGCTTCTCCGTGTCGTCCGCCGTGGCGCGGCGCCGAAACGCAACCTGCCGCGCGTGATCGGGATCGACGACTGGGCGTGGCGCAAGGGACATCGGTACGGAACCCTGATCTGCGACCTGGAGCGCCGGAAGGTGATCGACCTCTTGCCAGACCGGGAGGCCGCGACGGCCGCAGCCTGGTTGGCGGCGCGCCCTTCCATCGAGATTGTCGCTCGCGATCGCGGTGGCGGGTATGGCTCCGCCGCCCGGCAGGGGCGGCCCGAAGCGAAACAGGTCGCCGACCGCTGGCATTTGATGGAGAACGCGAGCGCCACCTTCCTCGTCGCTGTCCGTCGCCATATGGGCGAGGCGCGACGCGCGGTCGGACAGGGCCCGATCGACCCGGCGACGCTGACGGCGGCGGAACGCATCCAGTATGAGGGATGGCGCCGCCGGGTCGAAGACGGGGCTGCGGTTCTGGCACTCCATGGTAGGGGCGGGCCATCCCATAATCACGATTTGCCGCCTCTGAAAATCCCCTCAACGACTCCCTCTGATAAGAAAGCTCCCTAGGCCGTCGACTCATAAACGCGCAATCGGATGCGGATGGCCGCGAGCTTGATCATGGCGAGGTAAGTTGAGCCGAGCTTGTCGTAGCGGGTTGCGATACGACGGAAATATTTGAGTTTGTTGAAGAAGCGCTCGATGAGGTTACGCTCCCGGTACAAGGCAGGGCTAAAGCAAATGGGGTGTTTCCGGTTCGACCTGGCGGGAATATTGGCCCAGGCTCCAGCAGCGTACAGCGTCTCCCGTATCCAGTCGGCATCGTAGGCTTTGTCGGCCAGTAGCATCTCGCCGGAATCGATGGCGGATAGCAGATCCTCTGCCGCCCTGGCGTCATGCATTTGGCCGGGCGAAATCGCGAGGCGCACCGGCAGGCCACGGCCATCGACTACAGCATGGATTTTCGTTGTAAGACCACCCCGGCTTCGTCCGAGACAACGATCTGGGTGGCTTTTTTTAACGTCGCTGCCGAGTGATGGACGCGGACACTTGTGCCGTCGATCATCTTGATGCCGTCACCATAAGCATCTGTGATCGCGTCCATAATCTGGTCCCAGATGCCCGCCTTGGTCCAGCGGCGGAAACGGTTGTAGCAGGTCGTAACCGGGCCGTAGCGCTCCGGAAGGTCGGCCCAGGGCGCACCGGAGCGCAAGACCCAGAATATGCCGTTCAAAACGCGCCGGTCATCGACACGGGGAACACCGCGGGACTTCTGGGGCAGAACCGGCTGAATGACCGACCACTCGGCATCCGTGAGATCGTAGCGTGCCATGGACAATCCTCCTCCAGCACGCTTGAATCCGATTTGTCCACCTTTGGGAATCCCCAATGGCCGTTTATGAGTGCACGGCCTAATTTCCAGCATTCGATTTACGGAAGTTGTGCCAGTTATTATTTCAAATTGGGTCTTATCTTGTCAATATATGTGGCTTTATCTACACCTATGTGTTGCAGAAATGTCCTGAAAACCCTGACACTAACTGGATCTCGGCAAGGTAAGATGAAGGCGCGACGGTCCGGTCCGGTCCATTTCTCGTGACTCCCCTTACCACTCTTTGGGTCTTTCACATGTTCGAAATACCTCAAAGCTTCTTCCAGTTCTCGTCGTGCTGGCACATTGAAGTGAGCTGGCTGGCTAAGTAAGTGATCGGCAATTACCCCTCGGCCAACAAAACGGATCGGAATATCGATTGATTGGAAGTCAAAGGGCAATGCGCCAACAAGCAGGCTCTCCAAGGGCAATCCAACAACCCGAGGTCGCGATTGTATCCGTCCTTGAACGAGTTGAGTGGTTAGGGTGCGCCAATTGGAAAGATCCTCGCCTTTTCGCCAGTCACGGTACCCCGGCGGCGATAAATCAAGGACGTTTTCAACGGTTTGTTCGAGATTTCCGATCAGCCCCCCAGGCCAATTATCAATATGTTCTTGCACACCCTCAGATTTGAACCACTCCCAAGAACTCCAATTTGCCAGGGCCTCTTCCAGCCAATCTGGCGTGCCCCGAACGACATCATATACATCGCTGAAATATCGGCGATAACGCGGCTGGAGGGCAGCCAGTTCAAGCCAACTTGCTGCCGCATCGACGCGAGCATGGAACAGCTCGTGTGCCATCACAAGACCAAAGGCCAAAAATGCGGATATTTCATGCAATTTTTTTACATGAATATTTCCCAACTCCCTGAGTATATTATGCGATAAATCATCAAGTTTTGCAGCATCAAAGTAGATGCCCCACGTGTTTTCCGACCAAACATGGTAAGATTGATACCACGCTATCGCCTCGAAACCTCTGTCACGAAGACCCGACCGAAGCGGTTCTGTTCGCGCGTCATCATCTGACGGATCAAGCTCGATATCGCCAAAAATGCCGTTTAGCTCGTTAATGCCCTTCGGGTCGACAGTCGCAGAAAAGGTTGTGATCGAAAAATCGAAGTCTGGGCGTCCTAGGGCAGACGAGCGAGGTTTAGCAAATGCTTTAGGCAGAAGTTTTTGAACCGTGGCCCTTATTTCTGGATAGGACGGCGGGCCTGAATATGGCTGCCACACCAAGAGCCCAAGAGCCTCTTTGTGCGGCCTTCCTGGAAGTATTCCGCTGTACGTTCCGTCACGAGACGGCGCCCAGGTGCTCGCAGTTATGGCTTGGATCGCCCGACGCTCGATTGTGTTGATCGC is a genomic window containing:
- a CDS encoding transposase, coding for MKRFDQNDIGLLDDVRDRVSRMEVLEGPTGRRSWPDDVKARIVAESFESGARVCDVARRHGLAPQHLSTWRGLARKGKLDVAIGPEDMPAFSALEILDDEASACSTPIEIEADGITIRLGADTPADRIAEIAAALRLAR
- the tnpB gene encoding IS66 family insertion sequence element accessory protein TnpB, with the protein product MFDADRDRGRRHHDPSRRRHAGRSDRRDRRRLAPRPVIVPFQAVKIVIATKPVDFRKGHDGLAAYVEKELGLKAHSGIVVVFRAKRADRIKVLVWDGNGLVLTYKRLEAGKFAWPAIKDGVMRLSKAQFEALFEGLDWRRVHGRRVRPPVATE
- a CDS encoding IS66 family transposase, which codes for MSAAPSDLDLSVLPPEYRAAFETLQTQIAALSSDNSALAVSNRRLEALIKELRHALHGRKSEKLTVDERQLAFEDLETAVAEVETASAAAHATPSASRPRPAAVNRNIGNLPEHLPRIEEIIEPESLECPCGCGAMHRIGEDRTERLDIVPAQLRVIVTIRPKYACRICTDGVRQAPARPWLIEGALPTEGAIAHVLVSKYADHCPLYRQSQILARSGIQIDRSTLAGWVGKAAFHLGPVVDRLAEHLKRSTKLFMDETTAPVLDPGKGRTKTGYFWTLARDDRRWGGPDPPGVVYFYAPGRGGGHAETFLDGFDGILQIDGYAGYNRLTRLSRKGGTPLTVAHCWAHARRKLREVFERDGSAIAREGLERIAGFYEIEDEIRGTDAGHRLAVRQARTAHLVANFREWLNAARARVSAKSRLGEKLGYIHRHWDGLQTFLTDGRVEIDSNAVENLVRPIALNRKNALFAGHDEGAKAWGRIASLIETAKINGVEPFAYLKGTLEAIAGGHPNDRLDELLPWNWTPTSS
- a CDS encoding ISL3 family transposase — its product is MLTKARFGDAAPAGLRIESVEAGGDVVRLVARLRLASAACPDCGVSSRSAHSHYERRLADLPAHGRHVRLRVRIRRFRCLSPRCARKIFAERLDPSVARRFGRRMERHEGIVRHIGLVLGGRPGERTASRLLIPASKDTLLRVVRRGAAPKRNLPRVIGIDDWAWRKGHRYGTLICDLERRKVIDLLPDREAATAAAWLAARPSIEIVARDRGGGYGSAARQGRPEAKQVADRWHLMENASATFLVAVRRHMGEARRAVGQGPIDPATLTAAERIQYEGWRRRVEDGAAVLALHGRGGPSHNHDLPPLKIPSTTPSDKKAP
- a CDS encoding IS5 family transposase (programmed frameshift), with translation MARYDLTDAEWSVIQPVLPQKSRGVPRVDDRRVLNGIFWVLRSGAPWADLPERYGPVTTCYNRFRRWTKAGIWDQIMDAITDAYGDGIKMIDGTSVRVHHSAATLKKSHPDRCLGRSRGGLTTKIHAVVDGRGLPVRLAISPGQMHDARAAEDLLSAIDSGEMLLADKAYDADWIRETLYAAGAWANIPARSNRKHPICFSPALYRERNLIERFFNKLKYFRRIATRYDKLGSTYLAMIKLAAIRIRLRVYESTA